A section of the Triticum dicoccoides isolate Atlit2015 ecotype Zavitan chromosome 7A, WEW_v2.0, whole genome shotgun sequence genome encodes:
- the LOC119332376 gene encoding putative 4-hydroxy-4-methyl-2-oxoglutarate aldolase 3, with translation MGSEKFPAPVADLCDANASLILTGELRILEPVFQPYGQCRSFSGRVVTMRVLEHNAGLRALLETPGEGRVLVLDGGGSKRCALIGGTLAEVARGSGWAGAVVNGCVRDVDDVNGCAIGVRALASNPRKPGKSGATEMHVDVDVGGAVVRDGEWLYADSDGIIVCDREING, from the coding sequence ATGGGTTCAGAGAAGTTCCCTGCCCCTGTGGCCGACCTGTGCGACGCGAACGCCTCACTCATCCTCACCGGCGAGCTGCGCATCCTGGAGCCCGTCTTCCAGCCGTACGGTCAGTGCAGGTCCTTCTCGGGCCGGGTGGTCACCATGCGCGTCCTCGAGCACAACGCGGGCCTGCGCGCGCTCCTGGAGACCCCCGGCGAGGGCCGCGTCCTGGTGCTCGACGGCGGTGGCAGCAAGCGGTGCGCGCTCATCGGCGGCACGCTGGCGGAGgtggcccgcggcagcggctgggcGGGCGCTGTCGTGAACGGCTGCGTCCGCGACGTGGATGACGTGAACGGCTGCGCCATCGGCGTCCGCGCGCTCGCCAGCAACCCCCGCAAGCCCGGGAAGAGCGGCGCCACGGAGATGCACGTGGACGTCGACGTCGGCGGTGCCGTGGTCCGTGACGGGGAGTGGCTCTACGCGGACAGCGACGGCATCATTGTCTGCGACAGGGAGATCAATGGTTGA